A window of Proteus columbae contains these coding sequences:
- the atpE gene encoding F0F1 ATP synthase subunit C, with protein sequence MENLSMDLLYMAAAIMMGLAAIGAAIGIGILGGKFLEGAARQPDLIPLLRTQFFIVMGLVDAIPMIAVGLGLYVMFAVA encoded by the coding sequence ATGGAAAACCTGAGTATGGATCTGCTGTACATGGCTGCCGCTATTATGATGGGTTTAGCTGCAATCGGTGCTGCAATCGGTATCGGAATCCTCGGAGGCAAATTTTTAGAAGGTGCTGCTCGTCAGCCTGATCTGATCCCTCTTCTGCGTACACAGTTCTTTATCGTTATGGGTCTGGTTGACGCCATCCCAATGATTGCTGTGGGTCTGGGCCTTTACGTGATGTTTGCTGTTGCCTAA
- the atpF gene encoding F0F1 ATP synthase subunit B: MNLNATILGQAIAFVLFVLFCMKFVWPPIMAAIEKRQKEIADGLSSAERAKKDLDLAKADAGDQLAKAKAEAQAIIESANKQRTQMIEDAKAEAEQERSKIVAQAQSELDAERKRAREELRKQVAMLAIAGAEKIIERSVDEAANSDIVDKLVAEL; encoded by the coding sequence GTGAATTTAAATGCAACAATCCTCGGCCAGGCCATCGCATTTGTCCTGTTTGTTTTGTTCTGTATGAAATTCGTATGGCCACCAATTATGGCGGCCATTGAAAAACGTCAAAAAGAAATTGCTGACGGTTTATCATCTGCAGAACGTGCTAAAAAGGACTTAGATTTAGCGAAAGCCGATGCAGGCGATCAGCTAGCAAAAGCAAAAGCAGAAGCTCAAGCAATCATTGAATCAGCGAATAAACAACGCACTCAAATGATTGAAGATGCTAAAGCAGAAGCAGAGCAAGAACGTAGTAAGATCGTTGCACAAGCTCAATCCGAACTGGATGCAGAGCGTAAACGTGCTCGTGAAGAACTTCGTAAACAAGTCGCAATGCTGGCTATTGCAGGTGCCGAGAAAATTATTGAACGTTCCGTGGATGAAGCTGCTAATAGCGACATCGTTGATAAACTGGTCGCTGAACTGTAA
- the atpH gene encoding F0F1 ATP synthase subunit delta, which produces MSEIATVARPYAKAAFDFAVENQAVDKWQVMLAFTAEVARNEQVTELLSGSLASEKLADIFVDLCGEQLDGHAQNLIRVMADNGRLSTLPEVLSQFIQLRAVLESTVDVEVTSAIELTKQQLANISAAMEKRLSRKVKLNCKIDKSVIAGMIIRAGDLVIDGSIRGRLERLTDVLQS; this is translated from the coding sequence ATGTCTGAAATAGCAACGGTAGCTCGCCCCTACGCCAAAGCAGCTTTTGACTTTGCTGTGGAAAACCAGGCTGTCGATAAATGGCAGGTTATGCTGGCGTTCACCGCTGAAGTAGCACGCAATGAGCAGGTAACCGAATTACTTTCTGGTTCTTTAGCATCAGAAAAACTGGCTGACATCTTTGTCGACCTTTGTGGCGAACAATTAGATGGTCATGCTCAGAATTTAATTCGTGTTATGGCTGATAATGGCCGTTTATCAACGTTGCCTGAAGTATTGAGCCAATTTATTCAATTGCGCGCAGTACTAGAGTCAACGGTTGACGTTGAAGTAACTTCTGCCATTGAGCTAACTAAACAGCAGCTAGCTAACATTTCTGCAGCGATGGAAAAACGTCTATCACGCAAAGTGAAGCTGAATTGCAAAATTGATAAGTCTGTTATCGCAGGCATGATTATACGCGCCGGTGACCTCGTCATCGATGGCAGTATTCGTGGCCGTTTAGAGCGATTAACAGACGTCTTGCAGTCTTAA
- the atpA gene encoding F0F1 ATP synthase subunit alpha: MQLNSTEISELIKQRIAQFNVVSEAHNEGTIVSVSDGIIRIHGLAEVMQGEMIALPGNRFAIALNLERDSVGAVVMGPYADLAEGMKVKCTGRILEVPVGRGLLGRVVNTLGEPIDGKGAVEHDGFSPVEMIAPGVIDRQSVDQPVQTGYKSVDAMIPIGRGQRELIIGDRQTGKTALAVDAIINQRDSGIKCIYVAIGQKASTISNVVRKLEEHGALENTIVVVASASESAALQYLAPYSGCAMGEYFRDRGEDALIIYDDLSKQAVAYRQISLLLRRPPGREAYPGDVFYLHSRLLERAARVNAEYVEAFTNGEVKGKTGSLTALPIIETQAGDVSAFVPTNVISITDGQIFLESNLFNAGIRPAVNPGISVSRVGGAAQTKIMKKLSGGIRTALAQYRELAAFSQFASDLDDATRKQLNHGQKVTELLKQKQYEPMSVAQQSLSLFAAERGYLEDVEISKVVPFEAALLAYASREHADLLKEINQTGTYNEEIEAKLKGVLENFKATQSW, encoded by the coding sequence ATGCAACTGAATTCCACTGAAATCAGCGAACTGATCAAGCAGCGCATTGCTCAGTTCAATGTAGTGAGTGAAGCTCACAATGAAGGTACGATTGTATCCGTTAGTGACGGTATCATTCGTATCCACGGTTTAGCCGAAGTTATGCAGGGTGAGATGATCGCACTGCCGGGTAACCGTTTCGCTATCGCACTGAACTTAGAGCGCGACTCTGTTGGTGCGGTTGTGATGGGTCCTTATGCTGACTTAGCAGAAGGCATGAAAGTTAAATGTACAGGTCGTATTCTGGAAGTACCTGTTGGGCGTGGTCTGCTTGGCCGTGTGGTAAACACACTGGGTGAGCCGATTGATGGTAAAGGTGCAGTAGAGCATGATGGATTCTCACCTGTTGAGATGATTGCTCCTGGTGTTATCGACCGTCAATCAGTTGATCAGCCTGTACAAACAGGTTACAAATCCGTCGATGCCATGATCCCAATTGGTCGTGGTCAGCGTGAATTGATCATCGGTGACCGTCAAACAGGTAAAACTGCTCTGGCTGTCGATGCGATCATCAACCAACGCGACTCTGGCATTAAATGTATCTATGTCGCTATTGGTCAGAAAGCCTCTACTATTTCGAACGTTGTTCGTAAATTAGAAGAACATGGCGCGTTAGAAAACACCATTGTTGTTGTTGCTTCTGCATCAGAATCAGCAGCGCTGCAATACTTAGCTCCTTATTCAGGTTGCGCAATGGGTGAATACTTCCGTGACCGTGGTGAAGATGCCCTGATTATTTATGATGACCTGTCTAAACAGGCTGTCGCATATCGTCAAATTTCACTGTTACTTCGTCGTCCACCTGGACGTGAAGCATACCCTGGTGACGTTTTCTATCTGCACTCCCGTTTACTTGAGCGTGCTGCTCGCGTTAATGCTGAGTACGTAGAAGCATTCACTAATGGTGAAGTTAAAGGTAAAACCGGCTCTCTAACTGCGTTACCAATTATCGAAACGCAAGCAGGGGACGTTTCTGCATTCGTTCCTACGAACGTAATCTCTATTACCGATGGTCAGATCTTCTTAGAATCTAACCTGTTTAACGCAGGTATCCGTCCAGCTGTTAACCCAGGGATCTCCGTATCTCGTGTTGGTGGTGCAGCTCAGACTAAGATCATGAAGAAACTTTCTGGTGGTATCCGTACTGCTCTTGCGCAGTATCGTGAGCTGGCAGCATTCTCACAGTTCGCTTCCGATCTGGACGATGCTACCCGTAAACAATTAAACCACGGTCAGAAAGTGACTGAATTGCTGAAACAGAAACAGTACGAACCAATGTCTGTCGCACAACAGTCTTTATCACTGTTTGCAGCAGAACGTGGTTATCTGGAAGATGTTGAAATTTCAAAAGTTGTGCCATTTGAAGCGGCTTTATTAGCTTATGCCTCTCGTGAACATGCTGATTTATTGAAAGAAATCAACCAGACTGGTACTTATAACGAAGAAATCGAAGCGAAGCTGAAAGGCGTGCTAGAAAACTTCAAAGCGACTCAGTCCTGGTAA
- the atpG gene encoding F0F1 ATP synthase subunit gamma has product MAGAKEIRSKIASVQNTQKITKAMEMVAASKMRKTQERMAASRPYAETMRSVIGHLALGNLEYKHPYLEEREVKRVGYLVVSTDRGLCGGLNINLFKKLLADMKEWSEKGVQVDLALIGSKAASFFGSVGGNVVGQVTGMGDDPKLSDLIGPVNIMLQAYDEGRLDKLYVVANKFINTMAQEPKILQVLPLPPGDDEELKEKSWDYLYEPDPKALLDTLLRRYIESQVYQSVVENLASEQAARMVAMKAATDNGGNLIKELQLVYNKARQASITQELTEIVSGAAAV; this is encoded by the coding sequence ATGGCCGGCGCAAAAGAGATACGTTCGAAGATCGCCAGTGTGCAAAACACACAGAAGATCACTAAAGCGATGGAGATGGTCGCCGCGTCGAAAATGCGTAAAACGCAGGAACGCATGGCAGCCAGCCGTCCTTATGCAGAAACCATGCGCAGTGTGATTGGTCACCTTGCGTTAGGGAATCTGGAATATAAACATCCATACCTCGAAGAGCGTGAAGTTAAACGTGTCGGGTACCTGGTTGTTTCGACCGACCGTGGTTTGTGTGGTGGTTTGAACATTAACTTGTTCAAAAAACTGCTGGCAGACATGAAAGAGTGGTCTGAAAAAGGTGTGCAGGTAGATTTAGCACTAATCGGTTCTAAAGCCGCTTCATTCTTTGGCTCAGTAGGCGGGAATGTTGTTGGTCAAGTAACTGGTATGGGTGATGATCCAAAACTGTCAGACCTTATCGGTCCAGTCAATATCATGTTGCAGGCTTATGACGAAGGTCGTTTAGATAAACTGTATGTGGTGGCAAATAAGTTCATCAATACCATGGCTCAAGAGCCTAAAATTCTTCAGGTTTTACCATTACCACCAGGTGATGATGAAGAGCTGAAAGAAAAATCTTGGGATTATCTGTACGAACCTGATCCTAAGGCGTTACTGGATACTTTACTGCGTCGTTATATCGAATCGCAAGTTTACCAGAGCGTCGTAGAGAACTTAGCGAGTGAGCAGGCCGCCCGAATGGTCGCGATGAAAGCCGCTACAGATAACGGTGGTAACCTGATTAAAGAACTGCAATTGGTGTACAACAAAGCACGCCAAGCAAGCATTACTCAGGAACTTACAGAAATTGTGTCTGGTGCAGCCGCGGTATAA
- the atpD gene encoding F0F1 ATP synthase subunit beta gives MATGKIVQVIGAVVDAEFPQDSVPKVYDALEVMNGKEKLVLEVQQQLGGGIVRCIAMGTSDGLSRGLKVENLGHPIEVPVGKATLGRIMNVLGTPIDMKGDIATEERWSIHREAPTYEELSNSQELLETGIKVMDLICPFAKGGKVGLFGGAGVGKTVNMMELIRNIAIEHSGYSVFAGVGERTREGNDFYHEMTDSNVLDKVSLVYGQMNEPPGNRLRVALTGLTMAEKFRDEGRDVLLFVDNIYRYTLAGTEVSALLGRMPSAVGYQPTLAEEMGVLQERITSTKTGSITSVQAVYVPADDLTDPSPATTFAHLDATVVLSRQIASLGIYPAVDPLDSTSRQLDPLVVGQEHYDVARGVQSILQRYQELKDIIAILGMDELSEEDKLVVARARKIQRFLSQPFFVAEVFTGSPGKFVSLKDTIRGFKGILNGDYDHLPEQAFYMVGTIEEAVEKAKKL, from the coding sequence ATGGCTACTGGAAAGATTGTCCAGGTAATTGGCGCCGTAGTGGACGCCGAGTTCCCTCAGGATAGCGTCCCTAAAGTATACGACGCTCTTGAGGTTATGAATGGTAAAGAAAAACTGGTGCTAGAAGTTCAGCAACAGTTAGGCGGTGGTATCGTTCGTTGTATCGCAATGGGTACATCAGACGGTTTAAGCCGTGGCTTAAAAGTTGAAAACTTAGGCCACCCAATTGAAGTACCAGTAGGTAAAGCAACACTGGGACGTATCATGAACGTTCTGGGTACACCTATCGATATGAAAGGTGATATTGCAACTGAAGAACGTTGGTCTATCCACCGTGAAGCGCCAACCTACGAAGAGTTATCAAACTCACAAGAACTGCTTGAAACCGGTATCAAAGTAATGGACTTAATCTGTCCGTTCGCTAAAGGTGGTAAAGTAGGTCTGTTCGGTGGTGCGGGTGTTGGTAAAACAGTTAACATGATGGAATTGATCCGTAATATCGCGATCGAGCACTCAGGTTACTCTGTATTTGCTGGTGTAGGTGAACGTACTCGTGAGGGTAACGACTTCTATCATGAAATGACAGATTCTAACGTTCTTGACAAAGTATCGTTAGTTTATGGTCAGATGAATGAGCCACCAGGAAACCGTCTGCGTGTTGCACTGACTGGTCTGACTATGGCTGAGAAATTCCGTGACGAAGGTCGTGACGTACTGTTATTCGTAGATAACATCTATCGTTACACCTTAGCCGGTACTGAAGTATCAGCACTGTTAGGTCGTATGCCATCAGCGGTAGGTTACCAACCAACATTGGCTGAAGAGATGGGGGTTCTGCAAGAACGTATCACTTCAACCAAAACAGGTTCAATCACCTCTGTACAAGCTGTATACGTACCTGCGGATGACTTAACTGACCCATCACCAGCAACAACGTTTGCTCACTTAGATGCGACAGTTGTATTGAGCCGTCAAATTGCTTCATTAGGTATCTACCCTGCGGTTGACCCACTGGATTCTACCAGTCGTCAATTAGACCCACTGGTAGTTGGCCAAGAGCACTATGATGTGGCTCGTGGTGTTCAGTCTATCCTGCAACGTTATCAGGAACTGAAAGACATCATCGCTATCTTAGGTATGGATGAACTGTCAGAAGAAGATAAACTGGTTGTTGCGCGTGCGCGTAAGATCCAGCGCTTCCTGTCTCAGCCATTCTTCGTTGCTGAAGTATTTACCGGATCACCAGGTAAGTTCGTTTCCCTGAAAGACACTATCCGTGGCTTTAAAGGTATTCTGAACGGTGATTATGACCACCTGCCAGAGCAGGCGTTCTACATGGTTGGTACTATCGAAGAAGCAGTAGAAAAAGCTAAGAAGCTTTAA
- a CDS encoding F0F1 ATP synthase subunit epsilon has protein sequence MADTSFYLKVVSAEKQLYDGEVKRIQVTGSEGELGIYPQHTPLLTAIKPGMVRVVKTSGEEEVIYLSGGILEVQPTGVIVLADTAIRGRDLDEAKALESKRKAEEHIQSSHGDVDYAQASAELAKAIAKLRVIELTRR, from the coding sequence ATGGCTGATACATCGTTCTACCTGAAAGTTGTCAGCGCTGAAAAGCAGTTATATGACGGCGAAGTCAAACGAATTCAGGTAACTGGTAGCGAAGGTGAGCTCGGTATTTATCCGCAGCATACCCCGTTATTAACTGCCATAAAACCGGGCATGGTACGTGTCGTAAAAACATCGGGTGAAGAAGAGGTTATCTACCTTTCTGGTGGTATTCTCGAAGTTCAACCGACAGGCGTCATTGTACTGGCAGATACAGCTATCCGTGGTCGTGATTTGGATGAAGCGAAAGCGTTGGAATCTAAGCGTAAAGCTGAAGAACACATTCAATCCTCTCATGGTGATGTTGATTATGCTCAAGCATCAGCAGAATTAGCCAAAGCGATTGCAAAACTACGTGTAATCGAATTGACTCGACGTTGA
- the glmU gene encoding bifunctional UDP-N-acetylglucosamine diphosphorylase/glucosamine-1-phosphate N-acetyltransferase GlmU, whose translation MSNSAKSVVILAAGKGTRMYSQLPKVLHKLAGKSMVQHVIDTAKSLGAQQTHLVYGHGGELMKEKLGSQPVNWVLQAEQLGTGHAMQQAAPFFADDEDILMLYGDVPLITKETLERLIEVKPEGGIGLLTVILDNPTGYGRIVRENGEVTGIIEQKDASEEQLKITEINTGILVANGGDLKRWLGKLNNNNAQKEYYITDIIALAYKEGRKIETAHPRRHSEMEGVNNRLQLATLERIYQTEQAERLLLEGVMLLDPARFDLRGTLTHGKDVVIDTNVIIEGDVTLGNNVEIGTGCVLKNCVIGDNSIISPYTVIEDANLAQECTVGPFARLRPGSELADKAHVGNFVEMKKASLGIGSKAGHLTYLGDTEVGANVNIGAGTITCNYDGANKFKTVIGDDVFIGSDTQLVAPVTVANGATIGAGTTLTKNVNENELVISRVKQTHISGWKRPVKKKQ comes from the coding sequence ATGTCTAATTCAGCTAAAAGCGTTGTTATTCTTGCTGCGGGAAAAGGCACCCGCATGTATTCACAGTTACCTAAAGTTCTTCATAAACTTGCAGGTAAATCCATGGTTCAACATGTGATTGATACTGCCAAGTCATTAGGCGCTCAACAAACACACCTTGTCTATGGGCATGGTGGTGAACTAATGAAAGAAAAATTAGGTTCACAACCTGTTAATTGGGTACTACAAGCAGAGCAACTAGGAACAGGTCACGCAATGCAACAAGCTGCGCCTTTCTTTGCTGATGATGAAGATATCCTGATGCTTTACGGTGATGTTCCACTTATCACTAAAGAAACGTTAGAACGTTTAATTGAAGTCAAACCAGAAGGCGGTATTGGTTTATTAACAGTTATTTTAGATAACCCAACTGGCTATGGTCGTATTGTTCGTGAAAATGGCGAAGTGACGGGTATTATCGAACAAAAAGATGCGTCTGAAGAACAACTCAAAATTACTGAAATCAACACGGGTATTTTGGTCGCTAATGGTGGTGATTTAAAACGTTGGTTAGGTAAACTCAATAATAATAATGCACAAAAAGAGTATTACATTACTGATATTATCGCGTTAGCGTATAAAGAAGGTCGTAAAATTGAAACGGCTCATCCTCGTCGTCATAGTGAAATGGAAGGCGTGAATAACCGTTTACAACTGGCTACATTAGAACGTATTTACCAAACAGAACAGGCTGAACGCTTATTATTAGAAGGCGTCATGTTGCTTGATCCTGCTCGTTTTGATTTACGTGGTACGTTAACTCACGGTAAAGACGTCGTCATTGACACTAACGTGATTATTGAAGGCGATGTCACTTTAGGCAATAACGTTGAAATTGGTACGGGGTGTGTCCTGAAAAACTGTGTGATTGGTGATAATTCTATTATCAGCCCCTATACGGTGATCGAGGATGCAAACTTAGCTCAAGAGTGTACTGTTGGACCATTTGCACGCCTTCGTCCGGGTAGTGAATTAGCGGATAAAGCTCACGTTGGTAACTTTGTTGAGATGAAAAAAGCAAGCTTAGGTATTGGCTCTAAAGCGGGTCATCTGACTTACTTAGGCGATACTGAAGTAGGCGCTAATGTTAATATCGGCGCAGGTACTATTACTTGTAACTACGATGGTGCGAATAAATTCAAAACAGTTATTGGTGATGACGTCTTTATTGGTTCAGATACCCAATTAGTCGCGCCAGTTACGGTTGCTAATGGTGCAACAATTGGTGCAGGAACAACACTCACTAAAAACGTGAATGAAAACGAATTAGTGATCAGTCGAGTTAAGCAAACTCATATCAGTGGATGGAAACGTCCAGTGAAGAAAAAACAATAA
- the glmS gene encoding glutamine--fructose-6-phosphate transaminase (isomerizing): MCGIVGAVAQRDIAEILIEGLRRLEYRGYDSAGLAVVDNDCKMTRLREAGKVQMLAEEAEKTQVIGGTGIAHTRWATHGEPCEDNAHPHVSGTIAVVHNGIIENYQELKAELIKKGYQFASQTDTEVIAHLVNWEQRQGGTLREVVQRVIPQLRGAYGTVIMDSRTPELLVAARSGSPLVVGLGVGENFLASDQLALLPVTRRFIYLEEGDIVEVTRRHVHIFDVNGEEVVRDTIESNVQYDAGDKGVYRHYMQKEIYEQPLAIKNTLEGRLKSETIDLSELGSKAEDILSKVEHIQIVACGTSYNAGMVSRYWFESLAGIPCDVEIASEYRYRKPATRRNSLLITLSQSGETADTLAALRLSKELGYLSSLAICNVAGSSLVRESEFVLMTKAGAEIGVASTKAFTTQLTVLLMLVAYMGRIKGVATLEQEVSTALHALPSRIESMLSKDKVIEALAEDFSEKSHALFLGRGDQYPIAVEGALKLKEISYIHAEAYAAGELKHGPLALIDADMPVIIIAPNNELLEKLKSNIEEVRARGGLLYVFADQDAGFEENETMKLISLPHVEELIAPIFYTVPLQLLSYHVALIKGTDVDQPRNLAKSVTVE; the protein is encoded by the coding sequence ATGTGTGGAATAGTAGGTGCAGTTGCACAACGCGATATCGCTGAAATCTTAATTGAAGGCTTACGTCGTTTAGAATACCGCGGTTATGACTCTGCGGGTTTAGCGGTTGTGGATAATGACTGTAAAATGACACGTCTGCGTGAAGCTGGCAAAGTACAAATGCTGGCGGAAGAAGCAGAAAAAACACAAGTGATTGGTGGTACAGGTATTGCTCATACTCGCTGGGCAACACATGGTGAACCTTGTGAAGATAATGCGCATCCTCATGTATCAGGTACGATTGCAGTTGTACATAATGGCATTATCGAAAACTATCAAGAACTGAAAGCAGAATTAATTAAAAAAGGGTATCAGTTTGCTTCTCAAACTGACACTGAAGTGATTGCTCACCTTGTTAACTGGGAACAGCGCCAAGGTGGTACATTACGTGAAGTTGTACAACGTGTTATTCCTCAATTACGTGGTGCTTACGGTACCGTTATTATGGATAGCCGTACACCTGAGTTATTAGTCGCTGCTCGCTCTGGTAGCCCGCTGGTGGTAGGTCTTGGCGTGGGTGAAAACTTCCTTGCTTCTGACCAATTGGCTCTATTACCCGTTACCCGCCGCTTTATCTATCTTGAAGAAGGGGATATTGTCGAGGTCACTCGTCGCCATGTTCATATTTTTGATGTGAATGGCGAAGAAGTTGTTCGTGATACGATTGAATCAAATGTTCAATACGATGCGGGTGATAAAGGTGTTTACCGTCACTACATGCAAAAAGAGATCTATGAACAGCCTCTGGCGATTAAAAACACGCTTGAAGGTCGTTTAAAATCAGAAACGATTGATCTAAGTGAACTAGGATCTAAAGCTGAAGATATCTTATCTAAAGTTGAACATATTCAAATTGTAGCTTGTGGTACTTCTTATAACGCAGGTATGGTTTCACGTTATTGGTTTGAGTCCTTAGCGGGTATTCCTTGTGATGTCGAAATTGCATCAGAATATCGCTACCGTAAACCAGCAACTCGCCGTAACAGTTTGCTGATTACATTATCTCAATCAGGTGAAACAGCAGATACATTAGCTGCATTGCGTTTATCTAAAGAGTTAGGTTATTTATCTTCTTTAGCTATTTGTAACGTTGCAGGCTCTTCTTTGGTTCGTGAGTCTGAATTTGTTTTAATGACTAAAGCGGGTGCTGAAATTGGTGTTGCATCAACCAAAGCATTTACCACACAGTTAACCGTTCTATTAATGCTGGTGGCATATATGGGACGAATTAAAGGTGTCGCGACATTAGAGCAAGAAGTTTCAACTGCATTACATGCATTACCAAGCCGTATTGAAAGCATGCTATCGAAAGATAAAGTAATTGAAGCGTTAGCTGAAGACTTCTCAGAAAAAAGCCATGCTTTATTCTTAGGTCGTGGCGACCAATACCCGATTGCGGTAGAAGGTGCATTAAAGCTAAAAGAGATCTCTTATATTCATGCTGAAGCTTATGCTGCTGGTGAATTAAAACATGGTCCATTAGCATTAATTGATGCGGATATGCCTGTTATCATCATTGCGCCAAACAATGAGCTATTAGAGAAATTAAAATCTAATATTGAAGAAGTACGTGCGCGTGGTGGCTTACTGTATGTATTTGCGGATCAAGATGCAGGCTTTGAAGAAAACGAAACGATGAAGTTAATTTCTTTACCTCATGTTGAAGAGCTTATCGCACCTATTTTCTATACTGTACCATTACAGTTGTTATCTTATCATGTTGCTTTAATTAAAGGCACAGATGTAGACCAACCTCGTAACTTAGCAAAATCGGTTACAGTTGAATAA
- a CDS encoding TnsA endonuclease N-terminal domain-containing protein: protein MAKANSSFSEVQIARRIKEGRGQGHGKDYIPWLTVQEVPSSGRSHRIYSHKTGRVHHLLSDLELAVFLSLEWESSVLDIREQFPLLPSDTRQIAIDSGIKHPVIRGVDQVMSTDFLVDCKDGPFEQFAIQVKPAAALQDERTLEKLELERRYWQQKQIPWFIFTDKEINPVVKENIEWLYSVKTEEVSAELLAQLSPLAHILQEKGDENIINVCKQVDIAYDLELGKTLSEIRALTANGFIKFNIYKSFRANKCADLCISQVVNMEELRYVAN, encoded by the coding sequence ATGGCTAAAGCAAACTCTTCATTTTCTGAAGTGCAAATTGCCCGTCGTATTAAAGAGGGGCGTGGCCAAGGGCATGGTAAAGACTATATTCCATGGCTAACAGTACAAGAAGTTCCTTCTTCAGGTCGTTCCCACCGTATTTATTCTCATAAGACGGGACGAGTCCATCATTTGCTATCTGACTTAGAGCTTGCTGTTTTTCTCAGTCTTGAGTGGGAGAGCAGCGTGCTAGATATACGCGAGCAGTTCCCCTTATTACCTAGTGATACCAGGCAGATTGCAATAGATAGTGGTATTAAGCATCCTGTTATTCGTGGTGTAGATCAGGTTATGTCTACTGATTTTTTAGTGGACTGCAAAGATGGTCCTTTTGAGCAGTTTGCTATTCAAGTCAAACCTGCAGCAGCCTTACAAGACGAGCGTACCTTAGAAAAACTAGAACTAGAGCGTCGCTATTGGCAGCAAAAGCAAATTCCTTGGTTCATTTTTACTGATAAAGAAATAAATCCCGTAGTAAAAGAAAATATTGAATGGCTTTATTCAGTGAAAACAGAAGAAGTTTCTGCGGAGCTTTTAGCACAACTATCCCCATTGGCCCATATCCTGCAAGAAAAAGGAGATGAAAACATTATCAATGTCTGTAAGCAGGTTGATATTGCTTATGATTTGGAGTTAGGCAAAACATTGAGTGAGATACGAGCCTTAACCGCAAATGGTTTTATTAAGTTCAATATTTATAAGTCTTTCAGGGCAAATAAGTGTGCAGATCTCTGTATTAGCCAAGTAGTGAATATGGAGGAGTTGCGCTATGTGGCAAATTAA